Proteins from a genomic interval of Microbacterium phyllosphaerae:
- a CDS encoding CGNR zinc finger domain-containing protein, with protein sequence MNFTDDTEEALRSAVWLVNSAEDPETLETLADYDAFLADFPYSGRLDRDEAELAALRDLRPRLRTLLLAPRDEMAEHVNAALAESSLAPRLVRHEGMDWHLHAVADERPLAERVLIETAMALIDVIRADEGSRISICADDTCEALALDLSRNRSKRYCSTTCTNRNAVAAYRARRATA encoded by the coding sequence ACTCGGCGGAAGACCCCGAGACCCTCGAGACGCTCGCCGACTACGACGCCTTCCTCGCAGACTTCCCCTATTCGGGCCGACTCGACCGCGATGAGGCCGAGCTCGCGGCTCTGAGAGACCTGCGCCCACGTCTGCGCACCCTCCTGCTCGCACCCCGCGACGAGATGGCCGAGCACGTGAACGCCGCCCTCGCCGAGTCGTCGCTCGCGCCGAGGCTCGTACGCCACGAGGGCATGGACTGGCACCTGCACGCCGTCGCCGACGAACGCCCGCTCGCCGAACGGGTGCTGATCGAGACCGCCATGGCGCTGATCGACGTCATCCGCGCAGACGAAGGATCGCGCATCTCGATCTGCGCCGACGACACGTGTGAGGCTCTCGCACTCGACCTGTCGCGCAACCGCTCGAAGCGCTACTGCTCGACGACCTGCACCAACCGCAACGCCGTAGCCGCCTACCGCGCGCGGCGCGCGACCGCCTGA
- a CDS encoding acetylxylan esterase, whose amino-acid sequence MSTFPSPYDTWFADAEFDASYGHTLSTLRTIAPIAAPEGFADRWQDWREQAKAVDAAPAVLSTETARGRRVSIIEHAGVDGTRLRAWLVEPVTAPARVGVVHGHGYGGRDAIDLARVPDDAAAIFPVARGLPTLNAGVGAPELQAEHVLAGIDDPEWYVLGLCARDLWLAADALTALVGPLPLYYVGESFGGGIGALALPWDDRYIGATLIVPSFGQYDERLAVHCVGSGETVRDHVAAHPEAREVLRWFDASTALGFARVPVRVEAALWDPYVPPAGQFGVANGARMLDLAVLPAGHAEYPGSEEVTAEAIRGGRAHLARALSAAS is encoded by the coding sequence ATGAGCACCTTCCCCTCCCCCTACGACACCTGGTTCGCCGATGCCGAGTTCGACGCGAGCTACGGGCACACGCTGAGCACGCTCCGCACGATCGCTCCGATCGCCGCACCCGAGGGTTTCGCCGACCGGTGGCAGGACTGGCGCGAGCAGGCCAAGGCGGTGGATGCCGCACCCGCCGTGCTGTCCACCGAGACCGCGCGCGGCCGACGCGTGTCGATCATCGAGCACGCAGGAGTCGACGGCACGCGCCTGCGGGCCTGGCTCGTCGAACCCGTCACCGCCCCGGCGCGTGTCGGCGTCGTGCACGGTCACGGCTACGGAGGACGTGATGCGATCGATCTGGCCAGGGTGCCCGATGATGCGGCCGCGATCTTCCCCGTCGCCCGCGGGCTGCCCACTCTGAACGCGGGCGTCGGCGCCCCCGAACTCCAGGCCGAGCACGTGCTCGCGGGAATCGACGACCCCGAGTGGTACGTGCTGGGCCTGTGCGCCCGCGACCTCTGGCTCGCGGCTGATGCGCTCACGGCCCTCGTCGGACCCCTGCCGCTCTACTACGTCGGCGAGAGCTTCGGCGGAGGCATCGGCGCCCTCGCCCTGCCGTGGGACGACCGGTACATCGGGGCGACCCTCATCGTGCCGAGCTTCGGCCAGTACGACGAGCGGCTCGCGGTGCACTGTGTCGGCAGCGGCGAGACCGTGCGCGACCATGTCGCCGCGCATCCGGAGGCCCGCGAGGTGCTGCGCTGGTTCGATGCGTCGACGGCCCTCGGCTTCGCCCGCGTTCCGGTGCGGGTCGAAGCGGCGCTGTGGGACCCGTACGTGCCACCCGCCGGACAGTTCGGCGTCGCGAACGGGGCACGGATGCTCGATCTCGCCGTCCTCCCGGCGGGCCATGCCGAGTATCCGGGGTCCGAAGAGGTGACAGCCGAGGCGATCAGGGGCGGCCGGGCCCACCTCGCTCGGGCGCTGAGCGCAGCATCCTGA
- a CDS encoding glucose-6-phosphate isomerase family protein, translating into MPQFHTPPISPMAIAFDAEKLTLSPEGPTLTRRMSDLEGLFLDADAWAAASAGDNPVVYTVVSSPVPEVDRELPQSITTIMPGDTSGELWMTKGHQHPNHQGEIYLALKGRGGLLMFDGERTEWLDMLPGTIGYIPPGWAHRSVNTGDEPYAFLAVYPGGAGHDYGWVLEHGMGYRAYRASEGVDLRPYSATPSAE; encoded by the coding sequence ATGCCCCAGTTCCACACGCCCCCGATCTCGCCGATGGCGATCGCGTTCGACGCCGAGAAGCTCACGCTCTCGCCCGAGGGGCCCACCCTGACGCGGCGCATGTCCGACCTCGAGGGCCTGTTCCTCGACGCGGATGCCTGGGCCGCCGCATCCGCCGGCGACAACCCCGTGGTCTACACCGTCGTCAGCTCGCCCGTGCCCGAGGTCGACCGCGAACTGCCCCAGTCGATCACGACGATCATGCCCGGCGACACCTCGGGTGAGCTGTGGATGACCAAGGGCCACCAGCACCCGAACCACCAGGGCGAGATCTACCTGGCGCTGAAGGGTCGCGGCGGGCTGCTCATGTTCGACGGCGAGCGCACCGAATGGCTCGACATGCTCCCCGGCACCATCGGCTACATCCCGCCGGGGTGGGCGCACCGCTCGGTGAACACGGGTGACGAGCCCTACGCGTTCCTCGCGGTGTACCCGGGCGGCGCCGGCCACGACTACGGCTGGGTCCTCGAGCACGGGATGGGCTACCGGGCCTATCGCGCCTCCGAGGGCGTGGACCTGCGCCCCTATTCCGCGACCCCCTCCGCGGAATAG
- the xylB gene encoding xylulokinase, producing the protein MLIAHDLGTTGNKASLHHDDGRLVTSVTVPYPAHFAAGGIAEQDPADWWDAVVAATRQLIARAGVGPETIGGLVVSGQMMGTVLLDGHGEPVRPAIIWADTRSGAQTRALEERLGAEDAYRVLGHRLNPTYSLEKIMWVRDNEPDVWARVRHFCVAKDYIVYRLTGRLATERSDASGTNAYDQLRGTWSADVLAAAGLDAALFPEILESTTVAGSLTTASADALGLPASVRVVMGGGDGPLAAVGSGIVAPEDGAYVCLGTSSWISFASIAPLHDPQMRTMTFDNVVPGSFVPTATMQAGGASVQWIAEALSPDPAHPDTARLTAEAGGDLDTEDLYFLPYLLGERSPLWDPHARGAFVGLGRHHTRAHLTRAVLEGVAYNLLTCIQAFRESGATIDRIDAVGGGAQSDAWLGILADVWGVSIRRRTIVEEANSLGAAVTGAVGLGLADFSAARALSEVTAEFTPDAGRHAVHAQRHSRFVDAYAALEPWFAQAPATRGD; encoded by the coding sequence ATGCTGATCGCGCACGACCTGGGAACGACCGGCAACAAGGCGTCCCTGCACCATGACGACGGCCGCCTCGTCACCTCTGTCACCGTCCCCTATCCGGCGCACTTCGCCGCGGGCGGCATCGCCGAGCAGGATCCGGCCGATTGGTGGGATGCCGTCGTCGCGGCGACCCGGCAGCTGATCGCCCGCGCCGGCGTCGGGCCCGAGACCATCGGAGGCCTCGTCGTCAGCGGCCAGATGATGGGCACCGTGCTGCTCGACGGGCATGGTGAACCGGTGCGCCCCGCGATCATCTGGGCCGACACCCGCTCGGGCGCGCAGACCCGGGCACTCGAAGAGCGCCTGGGCGCCGAGGACGCGTACCGCGTCCTCGGCCACCGCCTGAACCCCACCTACTCACTCGAGAAGATCATGTGGGTGCGCGACAACGAACCCGACGTGTGGGCGCGCGTGCGACACTTCTGCGTCGCAAAGGACTACATCGTCTACCGGCTCACCGGACGACTCGCCACCGAGCGCTCCGACGCGTCGGGCACGAACGCCTACGACCAGCTGCGCGGCACCTGGTCGGCAGACGTGCTCGCGGCCGCAGGACTCGACGCCGCACTCTTCCCGGAGATCCTCGAATCGACGACCGTCGCAGGATCCCTGACGACCGCGTCGGCGGATGCCCTGGGGCTCCCGGCATCCGTGCGCGTCGTGATGGGCGGCGGAGACGGACCGCTCGCCGCGGTGGGCTCGGGCATCGTCGCCCCCGAAGACGGCGCCTACGTGTGCTTGGGCACCTCGTCGTGGATCTCGTTCGCGAGCATCGCTCCGCTGCACGACCCGCAGATGCGCACCATGACCTTCGACAACGTCGTGCCGGGCTCCTTCGTCCCGACCGCGACCATGCAGGCCGGCGGCGCATCGGTGCAGTGGATCGCCGAGGCGCTCTCTCCCGACCCCGCGCACCCCGACACCGCACGGCTGACGGCTGAGGCCGGAGGCGACCTCGACACCGAAGACCTGTACTTCCTGCCCTACCTGCTCGGCGAGCGCTCCCCGCTGTGGGACCCGCACGCCCGCGGGGCGTTCGTCGGACTCGGCCGCCACCACACCCGCGCGCACCTCACCCGCGCCGTGCTCGAGGGTGTGGCGTACAACCTGCTCACCTGCATCCAGGCGTTCCGGGAGTCGGGAGCCACGATCGACCGCATCGATGCGGTGGGCGGCGGCGCCCAGAGCGACGCCTGGCTCGGCATCCTCGCCGACGTCTGGGGTGTGTCGATCCGTCGCCGCACGATCGTCGAAGAGGCCAACAGCCTCGGCGCCGCGGTCACCGGCGCGGTCGGGCTCGGCCTGGCCGACTTCTCGGCAGCCAGGGCGCTGAGCGAGGTGACGGCGGAGTTCACGCCGGATGCCGGTCGGCACGCCGTGCACGCGCAGCGTCACAGTCGCTTCGTCGACGCCTACGCCGCGCTCGAGCCGTGGTTCGCCCAGGCCCCCGCCACCCGGGGCGACTGA
- a CDS encoding NAD(P)-dependent oxidoreductase: MGVILATSRSFSDGDLDLVGRAHAAGHEIVRGPAHHGLTELAPLLAAAEGWIAGTGPVTDEHLAAAPNLRIVARYGVGTEAVDLDAALRRGIPVTNTPGANADAVADHAVGLMLAALRFIPDGDRRVRAGDWAMRRGRELGAATVGIVGFGRIGQGVARRLGGFGSRVIAADPFLPGDIIAERGAEPVDLDELFRTADLITLHAPGGQTLVDAARLDGIRPGMILVNTARPDLVDERALARALRDGRLGGYAADTLTGDTAASASPLLAPDLADRVTVTPHLGAQTTQAVDNMGAMSLDDVLSVLAGTTPAHPVSPRP; encoded by the coding sequence ATGGGAGTCATCCTCGCCACCAGCCGCTCGTTCTCGGACGGCGACCTCGACCTCGTGGGCCGGGCGCACGCCGCCGGCCACGAGATCGTCCGCGGGCCCGCACATCACGGACTCACCGAGCTCGCACCGCTGCTCGCCGCGGCCGAGGGGTGGATCGCGGGAACCGGCCCCGTCACCGACGAGCACCTCGCCGCCGCGCCGAACCTCCGAATCGTCGCCCGCTACGGGGTCGGCACCGAGGCGGTGGATCTCGATGCGGCGCTGCGACGCGGCATCCCGGTGACCAACACCCCCGGCGCGAATGCGGATGCCGTCGCCGACCACGCCGTCGGACTCATGCTCGCGGCCCTCCGCTTCATCCCCGACGGCGACCGCCGCGTGCGCGCCGGCGACTGGGCAATGCGCCGCGGGCGCGAGCTCGGGGCGGCGACGGTCGGCATCGTGGGCTTCGGCCGAATCGGCCAGGGCGTGGCCCGGCGACTCGGCGGCTTCGGCTCGCGCGTGATCGCCGCCGATCCGTTTCTGCCGGGGGACATCATCGCCGAGCGAGGAGCCGAGCCGGTCGACCTCGACGAGCTGTTCCGCACCGCCGACCTGATCACCCTGCACGCCCCCGGCGGCCAGACGCTCGTCGATGCGGCGCGGCTCGACGGCATCCGTCCGGGGATGATCCTGGTGAACACCGCCCGCCCCGACCTCGTCGACGAACGCGCGCTGGCGCGGGCCCTGCGCGACGGACGCCTCGGCGGGTACGCCGCCGACACCCTGACCGGCGACACCGCGGCGAGCGCGAGCCCGCTGCTGGCGCCCGATCTCGCCGACCGCGTGACGGTCACCCCGCACCTCGGCGCGCAGACCACGCAGGCCGTCGACAACATGGGCGCGATGTCGCTCGACGACGTGCTGTCCGTTCTCGCGGGCACGACCCCCGCACACCCCGTCTCTCCCCGACCCTGA
- a CDS encoding shikimate dehydrogenase family protein — protein sequence MTLTETPSTAATPATGGYMGFIGVSTGSSSIMTVFPKWADVLGLPTANLIGHDLPMDATPEQYVAMVEQIRDDPHHRGALVTTHKMNVFAAASDLFDELDPFAVSCSEISSISKRGDRLIGRAKDPLTVDLALNDFLPADHFARTGAEVVILGAGGSGTALSWALAERADAPAKITVTARDDEKLDHLREVHRQHGTPEGLITYVRTDTVQDAATIVAAAPTGSLIVNATGLGKDRPGSPLPDDVVFPEGAWVWEFNYRGSLEFLHQAHAQEAARGLHVVDGWRYFIHGWSQVVADVFEIDLTPEIVERLAEAAESAR from the coding sequence ATGACCCTCACCGAGACCCCCTCGACTGCCGCGACTCCGGCGACCGGCGGCTACATGGGCTTCATCGGCGTGAGCACCGGCTCGTCGTCGATCATGACGGTGTTCCCGAAGTGGGCCGACGTACTGGGTCTTCCGACCGCGAACCTCATCGGGCACGATCTGCCGATGGATGCCACCCCTGAGCAGTACGTGGCCATGGTCGAGCAGATCCGCGACGACCCCCACCACCGGGGTGCCCTCGTCACGACGCACAAGATGAACGTCTTCGCCGCAGCATCCGACCTCTTCGACGAGCTCGACCCGTTCGCGGTCTCGTGCTCCGAGATCTCGAGCATCTCGAAGCGCGGCGACCGCCTGATCGGCCGCGCCAAGGATCCGCTCACGGTCGATCTCGCGCTGAACGACTTCCTGCCCGCCGACCACTTCGCCCGCACGGGAGCCGAGGTGGTGATCCTCGGCGCCGGCGGCTCGGGCACGGCACTCAGCTGGGCACTGGCGGAGCGAGCGGATGCTCCGGCGAAGATCACCGTGACCGCCCGCGACGACGAGAAGCTCGACCACCTGCGCGAGGTGCACCGCCAGCACGGCACTCCCGAGGGGCTGATCACCTACGTGCGCACCGACACGGTGCAGGATGCCGCGACGATCGTCGCAGCGGCACCCACGGGGTCGCTGATCGTGAACGCGACGGGACTCGGCAAGGATCGCCCCGGCTCGCCGTTGCCTGACGATGTGGTGTTCCCCGAGGGCGCGTGGGTGTGGGAGTTCAACTACCGCGGCTCGCTGGAGTTCCTGCATCAGGCCCACGCCCAGGAGGCCGCGCGGGGCCTGCATGTGGTCGACGGCTGGCGCTACTTCATCCACGGCTGGTCGCAGGTCGTCGCCGACGTGTTCGAGATCGACCTCACCCCCGAGATCGTCGAGCGCCTCGCCGAGGCCGCAGAATCGGCGCGCTGA
- a CDS encoding phosphotriesterase family protein encodes MPVVRTVLGDIDPTQLGSTNYHEHLFQISPLLPGDELDDEALSGREAALLKASGFEAMIDATPFGLGRDPEAVARISAGTGMHVVATTGRHREAHYGADHPLQAWSGDRLAALFIAEVTRGMPVDDALVFEGPDVPRAASPDGAPVRAGMLKAGVGYWSITPFEHTTLLAVAEAHRATGAPVMVHLEFCTAAHEVLDLLEAAGVASDRVVLAHADRDPDAGLHASLAERGAYLGYDGFARPRTRSDAELLALTEKVVAFGAADRVLLGGDVARRTRYISYGGMPGLAYLGERYLPRLRSAVGDDAVERMLVANPARLLTLSS; translated from the coding sequence ATGCCCGTCGTCCGGACGGTGCTCGGCGACATCGATCCGACACAGCTCGGGTCGACGAACTATCACGAGCACCTCTTCCAGATCTCACCCCTGCTCCCGGGTGACGAACTCGACGACGAAGCTCTTTCAGGTCGAGAGGCCGCACTGCTGAAGGCCAGCGGCTTCGAGGCCATGATCGACGCCACGCCATTCGGGCTCGGCCGCGACCCCGAAGCGGTCGCCCGCATCAGCGCGGGCACCGGGATGCACGTCGTCGCGACCACAGGCCGCCATCGCGAGGCCCACTACGGCGCCGATCACCCGCTGCAGGCGTGGAGCGGCGACCGCCTCGCGGCACTGTTCATCGCCGAGGTGACGCGCGGGATGCCGGTCGACGATGCGCTCGTGTTCGAGGGACCGGACGTTCCGCGCGCCGCCTCCCCCGATGGCGCCCCTGTTCGGGCAGGCATGCTCAAGGCCGGAGTCGGCTACTGGAGCATCACCCCCTTCGAGCACACGACGCTGCTCGCGGTCGCCGAGGCTCATCGTGCGACCGGGGCGCCGGTGATGGTGCACCTGGAGTTCTGCACGGCGGCCCACGAGGTGCTCGATCTGCTCGAGGCGGCCGGCGTCGCATCCGATCGGGTGGTGCTCGCACATGCCGACCGCGACCCGGATGCCGGACTGCATGCGTCCCTCGCCGAACGCGGTGCCTACTTGGGATACGACGGCTTCGCCCGACCGCGCACCCGATCGGATGCCGAGCTGCTCGCCCTCACCGAGAAGGTCGTGGCCTTCGGCGCCGCGGACCGCGTGCTGCTCGGCGGCGACGTCGCCCGCCGCACCCGCTACATCTCCTATGGCGGCATGCCCGGCCTCGCCTACCTCGGCGAGCGCTACCTGCCGCGCCTGCGCTCCGCCGTCGGCGACGACGCCGTGGAGCGGATGCTCGTCGCGAACCCCGCACGCCTGCTCACCCTGTCGTCCTGA
- a CDS encoding putative quinol monooxygenase, with protein MAEPTILHAVFTARPAKGDEVAALLSDFAEVVRAEEGNVVFDATRLVDDPDRFFVYEVYRDEAAFQAHIAAPAGVPFNEALQQLIVEPSSILTFLRRV; from the coding sequence ATGGCCGAGCCGACCATCCTTCACGCCGTGTTCACCGCACGCCCCGCGAAGGGCGACGAGGTGGCCGCACTGCTGAGCGATTTCGCCGAGGTCGTACGGGCCGAAGAGGGCAACGTCGTGTTCGATGCGACGCGCCTCGTCGATGACCCCGACCGCTTCTTCGTCTACGAGGTCTATCGCGACGAAGCGGCATTCCAGGCGCACATCGCAGCTCCGGCCGGCGTGCCCTTCAACGAGGCACTGCAGCAGCTGATCGTCGAGCCGTCGTCGATCCTGACCTTCCTCCGCCGCGTCTGA
- a CDS encoding ABC transporter substrate-binding protein, producing MKFGKKTAFAALVAASALVFAGCAGGGDVIEEGSGDGGSGDGEMYIALVSKGFQHQFWQAVKKGAEQKAEELGVKITFEGPAAETEIAQQLEMLTTAIDKNPDAIAYAALDPEACVAPLEQAKAKDIPVVYFDAPCDGDVGLSLSATDSKVAGALAAEHMAELIGGKGEVAIVGHSNINSTGVERRDGFVEKMEADFPDIKIVDIQYGDGDHLKSADIAKTLIAAHPDLKGIYGTNEGSAIGVVNAVNELGLEKGKITIVGFDSGAAQINAIKDGTMAGAITQDPIGIGEQVVQAAYDAANGDDVDEFYDTGSYWYDSTNIEDEKIAAVLYQ from the coding sequence ATGAAATTCGGCAAGAAGACCGCATTCGCGGCACTCGTGGCCGCATCCGCCCTCGTCTTCGCGGGCTGCGCAGGCGGCGGTGACGTCATCGAAGAAGGCAGCGGCGACGGAGGCAGTGGCGACGGCGAGATGTACATCGCGCTCGTCTCGAAGGGCTTCCAGCACCAGTTCTGGCAGGCCGTCAAGAAGGGCGCGGAGCAGAAGGCCGAGGAGCTCGGCGTGAAGATCACGTTCGAGGGCCCCGCGGCCGAGACCGAGATCGCCCAGCAGCTCGAGATGCTGACCACCGCGATCGACAAGAACCCGGATGCCATCGCCTACGCCGCCCTCGACCCCGAGGCGTGCGTCGCCCCGCTCGAGCAGGCCAAGGCCAAGGACATCCCCGTCGTCTACTTCGACGCCCCCTGCGACGGCGACGTGGGCCTGAGCCTCTCGGCGACCGACAGCAAGGTCGCCGGCGCGCTCGCGGCAGAGCACATGGCCGAGCTGATCGGCGGCAAGGGCGAGGTCGCCATCGTCGGTCACTCGAACATCAACTCGACCGGCGTCGAGCGTCGTGACGGCTTCGTCGAGAAGATGGAGGCGGACTTCCCCGACATCAAGATCGTCGACATCCAGTACGGTGACGGCGACCACCTGAAGTCGGCCGACATCGCGAAGACGCTGATCGCCGCCCACCCCGACCTCAAGGGCATCTACGGAACCAACGAGGGCTCGGCCATCGGCGTCGTGAACGCCGTGAACGAGCTCGGTCTCGAGAAGGGCAAGATCACGATCGTCGGCTTCGACTCGGGAGCCGCGCAGATCAACGCGATCAAGGACGGCACGATGGCCGGCGCCATCACGCAGGACCCGATCGGCATCGGCGAGCAGGTCGTCCAGGCGGCGTACGACGCCGCCAACGGCGACGACGTCGACGAGTTCTACGACACCGGTTCGTACTGGTACGACAGCACGAACATCGAGGACGAGAAGATCGCCGCGGTTCTCTACCAGTGA
- a CDS encoding ABC transporter permease, which produces MSTPQQQGSSTTTIIQTAVDENTDKRDIGGFLRRQLQQSLAFGTLIVLVVFFSIASPAFFTFSNIATVLLSTAVIGILALGTTFVIITGGIDLSIGTGMALCAVMTGVFVTNMGLPVWVGVIGGVLTGVLMGLVNGINITFLRLPPFIATLAMMMIAGGLALVISNVSPIYFSTSAPDFKKIALGVIIPGIPNAVLITAVAAIIAWLVLSKTLLGRYTFAIGSNEEATRLSGVNTRRWTILIYMFAGAFTGIAGIVIAARLDSAQPQIGTGYELQAIAAVIIGGTSLLGGRGSILGTVIGALIMSVLVNGLRIMSIQSEWQNIVVGIVVLLAVFLDSLRNRQRT; this is translated from the coding sequence ATGAGCACCCCGCAGCAGCAGGGATCGTCGACGACGACGATCATCCAGACAGCGGTCGATGAGAACACCGACAAGCGCGACATCGGCGGGTTCCTCCGGCGCCAGCTCCAGCAGTCGCTCGCCTTCGGCACGCTGATCGTGCTCGTGGTCTTCTTCTCGATCGCCAGCCCCGCCTTCTTCACCTTCAGCAACATCGCCACGGTGCTGCTGTCGACCGCGGTCATCGGCATCCTGGCCCTCGGCACGACCTTCGTCATCATCACCGGCGGCATCGACCTGTCGATCGGCACCGGCATGGCGCTCTGCGCCGTGATGACGGGTGTGTTCGTGACGAACATGGGACTCCCGGTCTGGGTCGGCGTGATCGGCGGTGTGCTCACGGGCGTCCTGATGGGGCTCGTGAACGGCATCAACATCACGTTCCTCCGACTGCCCCCGTTCATCGCGACCCTCGCGATGATGATGATCGCCGGAGGCCTCGCCCTCGTCATCTCGAACGTCTCGCCGATCTACTTCTCGACGTCGGCCCCCGACTTCAAGAAGATCGCGCTCGGCGTGATCATCCCCGGCATCCCGAACGCCGTGCTGATCACCGCCGTGGCCGCGATCATCGCCTGGCTGGTGCTGTCGAAGACGCTTCTCGGCCGCTACACCTTCGCGATCGGCTCGAACGAGGAGGCCACGCGCCTCTCGGGTGTGAACACCCGGCGCTGGACGATCCTCATCTACATGTTCGCCGGCGCCTTCACCGGCATCGCGGGCATCGTCATCGCCGCCCGACTCGACTCGGCTCAGCCGCAGATCGGCACCGGCTACGAGCTGCAGGCGATCGCCGCAGTCATCATCGGCGGAACCTCGCTGCTCGGCGGACGAGGCTCGATCCTCGGCACCGTGATCGGTGCGCTGATCATGAGCGTGCTCGTCAACGGCCTGCGCATCATGTCGATCCAGTCCGAATGGCAGAACATCGTCGTCGGCATCGTCGTGCTGCTGGCCGTGTTCCTCGACTCGCTGCGCAACCGCCAGCGCACCTGA